From a region of the Arvicanthis niloticus isolate mArvNil1 chromosome 6, mArvNil1.pat.X, whole genome shotgun sequence genome:
- the Shisa9 gene encoding protein shisa-9 isoform X4 — MCGQRRPAAPASSLGSFSRASRGGDSGFSGGRALQPGLGDTMRRVLRLLLGCFLTELCARMCRAQERAGHGQLAQLGGVLLLTGGNRSGAVSGEAGEGVGGSDAPPTRAPTPDSCRGYFDVMGQWDPPFNCSSGDFIFCCGTCGFRFCCTFKKRRLNQSTCTNYDTPLWLNTGKPPARKDDPLHDPTKDKTNLIVYIICGVVAVMVLVGIFTKLGLEKAHRPQREHMSRRIQRSFEAQDEEPV, encoded by the exons ATGTGCGGCCAGCGGCGGCCCGCAGCCCCCGCCAGCAGCCTCGGCAGCTTCAGCCGCGCGTCCAGAGGCGGCGACAGCGGCTTCAGCGGCGGCCGAGCGCTCCAGCCCGGGCTGGGAGACACGATGCGCCGAGTCCTCCGGCTGCTCCTCGGCTGCTTCCTCACCGAGCTGTGTGCCCGCATGTGCCGGGCGCAGGAGCGAGCTGGGCACGGGCAGCTGGCGCAACTGGGCGGCGTGCTGCTGCTCACAGGGGGCAACCGCTCCGGGGCCGTCTCCGGAGAGGCCGGCGAGGGCGTCGGGGGCTCAGACGCACCGCCGACTCGAGCGCCCACGCCGGACTCCTGTCGGGGCTACTTCGATGTCATGGGCCAGTGGGACCCGCCGTTCAACTGCAGCTCGGGCGACTTCATCTTCTGCTGCGGGACTTGTGGCTTCCGGTTCTGCTGCACGTTTAAGAAGCGGCGACTGAACCAGAGCACCTGTACCAACTACGACACGCCACTCTGGCTTAACACGGGCAAGCCCCCAGCGCGTAAGGATGACCCCTTGCACGACCCCACCAAGGACAAGACCAACCTTATCGTCTACATCATCTGCGGGGTGGTGGCTGTCATGGTGCTGGTGGGCATCTTCACCAAGCTGGGGCTAGAGAAAGCGCACCGGCCCCAAAGGGAGCACATGTCCAG AAGAATTCAGCGATCCTTTGAAGCCCAGGATGAAGAACCCGTTTAG
- the Shisa9 gene encoding protein shisa-9 isoform X3 has product MCGQRRPAAPASSLGSFSRASRGGDSGFSGGRALQPGLGDTMRRVLRLLLGCFLTELCARMCRAQERAGHGQLAQLGGVLLLTGGNRSGAVSGEAGEGVGGSDAPPTRAPTPDSCRGYFDVMGQWDPPFNCSSGDFIFCCGTCGFRFCCTFKKRRLNQSTCTNYDTPLWLNTGKPPARKDDPLHDPTKDKTNLIVYIICGVVAVMVLVGIFTKLGLEKAHRPQREHMSSTMMKTEPVTWIFEGQSISKLQHLVISLLLLLTQVSPRHKNVSSRKATTSLSLCSAVSPGPHVMHGIL; this is encoded by the exons ATGTGCGGCCAGCGGCGGCCCGCAGCCCCCGCCAGCAGCCTCGGCAGCTTCAGCCGCGCGTCCAGAGGCGGCGACAGCGGCTTCAGCGGCGGCCGAGCGCTCCAGCCCGGGCTGGGAGACACGATGCGCCGAGTCCTCCGGCTGCTCCTCGGCTGCTTCCTCACCGAGCTGTGTGCCCGCATGTGCCGGGCGCAGGAGCGAGCTGGGCACGGGCAGCTGGCGCAACTGGGCGGCGTGCTGCTGCTCACAGGGGGCAACCGCTCCGGGGCCGTCTCCGGAGAGGCCGGCGAGGGCGTCGGGGGCTCAGACGCACCGCCGACTCGAGCGCCCACGCCGGACTCCTGTCGGGGCTACTTCGATGTCATGGGCCAGTGGGACCCGCCGTTCAACTGCAGCTCGGGCGACTTCATCTTCTGCTGCGGGACTTGTGGCTTCCGGTTCTGCTGCACGTTTAAGAAGCGGCGACTGAACCAGAGCACCTGTACCAACTACGACACGCCACTCTGGCTTAACACGGGCAAGCCCCCAGCGCGTAAGGATGACCCCTTGCACGACCCCACCAAGGACAAGACCAACCTTATCGTCTACATCATCTGCGGGGTGGTGGCTGTCATGGTGCTGGTGGGCATCTTCACCAAGCTGGGGCTAGAGAAAGCGCACCGGCCCCAAAGGGAGCACATGTCCAG CACCATGATGAAAACTGAGCCTGTGACATGGATCTTTGAGGGACAGTCCATTTCCAAGCTGCAGCATCTCGTGATCAGCCTACTGCTGCTGCTCACTCAAGTCTCACCTCGTCATAAG AATGTAAGCTCCAGGAAGGCCACGACCTCTCTCAGCTTGTGCAGTGCTGTATCCCCAGGGCCTCATGTCATGCATGGCATACTGTAG